One segment of Mycolicibacterium sp. YH-1 DNA contains the following:
- a CDS encoding glycosyltransferase, with the protein MTFAIAVHGTRGDVEPCAAVARELLRRGHQVRMAVPPNLLDFVAAAGLGTAAEYGVDSQKQLDADIFRDWWKLQNPMTVVRRSREYVTQGWAEMSETLTSLATDADLILTGTTYQEVAANVAEAQRIPLAALHYFPCRVNSEMLPVRLPTPVLHTGWSLVEWVHWKVMRKAEDDQRRVLGLPQAKVRAIRRIVEGGALEIQAYDKVFYPGLTEEWHGTRPLVGSLSLQLPTAADDELAAWIAAGTPPIYFGFGSMPVDSPADAIAMITSVCADLGERALISTGVWDVDDVAANDRVKLVGPVNHSTVFPACRAVVHHGGAGTVAASVRSGVPTVVLWVGADQPVWASRINRLKVGVAQRFSRTSKRSLTKALRTALTPEYQKRAREAAARMTPPEQSAAATADLLEAAARRGRVASTA; encoded by the coding sequence CTGACGTTCGCGATCGCCGTCCACGGCACCAGGGGTGATGTCGAGCCCTGCGCAGCTGTCGCGCGGGAACTGTTGCGCCGAGGACACCAGGTGCGTATGGCGGTGCCACCCAATCTGCTCGACTTCGTCGCGGCGGCTGGCCTCGGAACTGCCGCAGAGTACGGCGTGGACTCCCAGAAACAGTTGGACGCAGACATCTTTCGGGACTGGTGGAAGCTCCAGAATCCGATGACAGTGGTGCGCCGTAGCCGCGAGTACGTCACCCAGGGCTGGGCCGAGATGAGTGAGACTCTGACGAGCCTGGCCACCGACGCCGACCTGATCCTTACGGGCACGACCTACCAGGAGGTCGCGGCCAACGTCGCAGAGGCGCAGCGCATTCCGCTTGCGGCGCTGCACTACTTCCCCTGCCGTGTGAACAGCGAGATGCTGCCCGTTCGGCTACCCACACCGGTGCTGCACACCGGGTGGTCACTGGTCGAGTGGGTGCACTGGAAGGTTATGCGCAAGGCGGAGGATGACCAGCGACGCGTGCTTGGCCTGCCGCAGGCCAAGGTTCGCGCGATCCGGCGCATCGTCGAGGGCGGGGCGCTCGAGATCCAGGCCTACGACAAGGTGTTCTATCCCGGCCTGACCGAGGAGTGGCACGGCACCCGGCCGCTCGTCGGGTCGCTATCCCTGCAATTGCCCACGGCGGCCGACGACGAGTTGGCGGCCTGGATCGCAGCAGGCACGCCACCAATCTATTTCGGCTTCGGCAGCATGCCGGTCGACTCCCCCGCAGACGCCATCGCGATGATCACCTCGGTGTGCGCTGACCTCGGCGAGCGGGCCCTGATCAGCACCGGGGTGTGGGACGTCGATGACGTAGCAGCAAACGACCGCGTCAAACTGGTCGGCCCGGTAAACCACTCCACAGTCTTTCCGGCCTGCCGGGCGGTGGTCCACCACGGCGGTGCCGGCACGGTCGCCGCCAGTGTGCGATCCGGTGTTCCGACCGTGGTGCTGTGGGTCGGAGCCGACCAGCCGGTCTGGGCCTCGCGGATCAACCGTCTCAAGGTCGGTGTGGCCCAGCGCTTCTCGCGCACATCCAAACGATCACTGACGAAGGCGCTGCGCACCGCACTGACCCCGGAGTACCAGAAACGCGCACGCGAGGCCGCAGCACGGATGACGCCACCTGAGCAGAGCGCCGCGGCGACAGCCGATCTACTCGAGGCGGCCGCCCGCCGAGGCCGGGTGGCCTCGACCGCCTAG
- a CDS encoding condensation domain-containing protein, with amino-acid sequence MVAIKAIHDWLGTSGDVVSWHPSPASAAKVAKAPVSNVPVSYQQAQHLRGYRSHLAGGTDMARLNIPAWDLPGQCDIRAMTHVINAYVRRHDTYHSWFELTDADDVVRHTVTNPKDIAFVATKHGEMSATQWREHVLDTKDPLQWDCFSFGVIQRADHFTFYISVDHVHTDAMFMGIVLLEIHMMYAALASGAAPIPLPAAGSYADYCVRQHEQLSALTLDSPEVREWIAFAERNDGTLPHFPLPLGDPPWSVSGDLITVRLMDKQQSERFEAACTAAGARFLGGVFAAAAVAQYELTGSADYHVITPTTGRQTPAEFQTTGWFTGVVPVSVDVDPSSFGATARLAQESFDNRLHVASVPFDRVLEVADGAMGLRKPDPGVPMVSYLDAGLPPLSASIIAEWERMNGKVYSDARSAYQIGLWVNRGERETSITVAFPNNPIARESIERYLAAMTAVYLRVADGVTAGNSRGHVGHGETVRHNGVRDRDRESLLPLAKG; translated from the coding sequence ATGGTTGCGATCAAGGCGATCCACGACTGGCTTGGAACCTCCGGTGACGTGGTGTCATGGCATCCGTCGCCTGCCAGTGCGGCAAAGGTGGCCAAGGCTCCCGTCAGCAACGTGCCGGTCAGCTACCAACAGGCTCAGCACCTTCGGGGATACCGAAGCCACCTTGCGGGTGGGACCGACATGGCCCGGCTCAACATTCCGGCGTGGGATCTGCCGGGGCAGTGCGACATTCGCGCGATGACCCACGTCATCAATGCCTATGTCCGTCGCCACGACACCTACCACAGCTGGTTCGAGTTGACCGACGCCGATGACGTCGTGCGGCACACCGTGACCAACCCGAAGGACATCGCGTTCGTTGCCACCAAGCACGGTGAGATGTCGGCGACGCAGTGGCGCGAGCACGTCCTGGACACGAAGGATCCGCTGCAGTGGGATTGCTTCTCGTTCGGGGTCATTCAGCGCGCAGACCACTTCACGTTCTACATCAGCGTCGACCACGTCCACACCGATGCCATGTTCATGGGCATTGTGCTGCTCGAGATCCACATGATGTATGCGGCATTGGCAAGTGGCGCAGCGCCGATCCCGTTGCCCGCTGCGGGCAGCTATGCCGACTACTGCGTGCGCCAGCACGAGCAGTTGTCCGCTTTGACCCTGGACTCTCCCGAGGTACGGGAGTGGATTGCGTTCGCGGAGCGCAATGACGGCACGCTGCCGCATTTCCCGCTGCCGCTGGGCGATCCGCCGTGGTCGGTCTCCGGAGATCTGATCACCGTGCGGCTGATGGACAAGCAGCAGTCGGAGCGGTTCGAGGCGGCGTGCACCGCTGCTGGGGCGCGATTCCTCGGAGGCGTCTTCGCCGCCGCGGCGGTGGCCCAGTACGAATTGACGGGGAGCGCCGACTACCACGTCATCACCCCGACCACGGGTAGGCAGACGCCTGCGGAGTTCCAGACGACCGGCTGGTTCACCGGTGTGGTGCCGGTCAGCGTGGACGTTGACCCGTCGTCGTTCGGTGCGACCGCACGGCTGGCGCAGGAGTCGTTCGACAACCGGCTGCATGTCGCCTCCGTCCCGTTCGACCGCGTCCTCGAGGTGGCGGACGGCGCCATGGGCCTGCGGAAGCCGGACCCGGGGGTGCCGATGGTGTCCTATCTCGACGCCGGCCTACCGCCGCTGTCGGCGAGCATCATCGCCGAGTGGGAACGGATGAACGGCAAGGTCTACAGCGACGCGCGATCCGCCTACCAAATCGGGCTGTGGGTCAATCGCGGTGAGCGGGAGACCTCGATCACCGTGGCGTTCCCGAACAATCCGATCGCCCGTGAGTCGATCGAGCGCTACCTCGCCGCGATGACCGCGGTGTACCTGCGGGTCGCCGACGGCGTCACCGCCGGCAACTCGCGCGGTCATGTCGGCCACGGAGAGACCGTGCGCCACAACGGTGTCCGTGATCGCGACCGGGAGTCGCTGTTGCCGCTGGCCAAGGGCTGA